Genomic segment of Saprospiraceae bacterium:
TAAAGCAATTCTGGAATTCTTGTTAATTTTCGGAATGAAGATTTTAATGGTTTGTCTGGGAAACATCTGTAGATCGCCGATGGCTCATGGATTTATGCAGGGATTGATTGAAGCGCAGCAATTGGATTGGACGGTTGATTCAGCAGGTACAAATGGATACCATGACGGTGAGCATCCCGATCCAAGGGCCATTCAGGAAATGAAATCCCATGGCTTGGATATCTCGAAACAGGTCAGTCGCAAGATTCAGAAGCAGGATTTGGAAACATTTGATTTAATTCTCACCATGGATCATGAAAATTTAGGCTATGTTAAAAA
This window contains:
- a CDS encoding low molecular weight phosphotyrosine protein phosphatase, with protein sequence MKILMVCLGNICRSPMAHGFMQGLIEAQQLDWTVDSAGTNGYHDGEHPDPRAIQEMKSHGLDISKQVSRKIQKQDLETFDLILTMDHENLGYVKKLSKDLNVSYKIHLLLEFSGNKETEEVPDPYYDNRFKEAGKLIQEACKQIVTKYS